One Novosphingobium sp. EMRT-2 DNA segment encodes these proteins:
- a CDS encoding integrase arm-type DNA-binding domain-containing protein, whose protein sequence is MALTDIAIRQAKPAAKQYKLADGAGLYLLVTPAGGKLWRLKYRLAGKEKLAAFGAYPEVSLADARKRRDEAREQIAANKDPSREKRRAKVRQQAEAMNTFAIISAEYCAKRKQDGQDGWAPATAKRSEYLLSRLHAALGSLPIGEIEPADILAAVRKIEGKGTLESARRTLQLAGMVFRYAVATARLASDPTRDLRGALATPKVTHYAAILEPVKVGELLRAIDGYESLGLTRLALQLAPHVFVRPGELRHARWDEIDLDGALWTIPAEKTKMRKDHRVPLSRQAVAILREIHALTGPAGYVFPSVRTRARPMSENTLNAGLRRLGYASDEMTAHGFRAMAATLLNESGKWHPDAIERALAHGDADKVRAA, encoded by the coding sequence ATGGCGCTTACAGACATTGCAATTCGACAGGCGAAACCGGCGGCGAAGCAATACAAGCTCGCCGATGGGGCGGGCCTCTATCTGCTTGTCACGCCGGCGGGCGGAAAGCTCTGGCGGCTGAAATACCGCTTGGCGGGCAAGGAAAAGCTGGCGGCCTTCGGTGCCTATCCCGAAGTGAGCCTTGCCGACGCCCGCAAGCGCCGGGATGAAGCCAGAGAACAGATTGCTGCCAACAAAGACCCGTCGCGGGAAAAACGGCGGGCCAAGGTGCGCCAGCAGGCAGAGGCGATGAATACCTTTGCGATCATCTCTGCCGAGTATTGCGCCAAGCGGAAACAGGACGGGCAGGACGGCTGGGCACCTGCCACGGCCAAGCGGAGCGAATACCTGCTTTCCCGTCTGCACGCTGCCCTTGGCAGCCTGCCGATCGGAGAGATTGAACCTGCCGACATTCTGGCCGCCGTCCGCAAGATCGAAGGCAAGGGGACGCTGGAGAGCGCGCGCCGGACATTGCAGCTTGCGGGCATGGTGTTCCGCTATGCGGTGGCGACGGCGCGGCTGGCGTCCGATCCTACCCGCGATCTGCGCGGGGCGCTGGCAACGCCCAAGGTGACGCACTACGCGGCCATCCTTGAGCCGGTGAAGGTGGGCGAGCTGCTCCGCGCGATAGACGGCTATGAAAGCCTCGGGCTTACCCGGCTGGCGCTACAACTGGCTCCCCATGTCTTTGTGCGGCCCGGTGAGCTGCGCCATGCCCGCTGGGATGAAATCGACCTGGACGGCGCTTTGTGGACCATCCCAGCCGAGAAAACCAAGATGCGGAAGGATCACCGCGTTCCGTTGTCCCGGCAGGCCGTGGCGATCCTACGCGAGATTCACGCCCTCACCGGCCCGGCTGGCTATGTCTTTCCGTCCGTCCGCACCCGTGCCCGCCCCATGAGCGAGAACACGTTGAACGCGGGGCTGCGGCGGCTTGGCTACGCCAGCGACGAAATGACCGCGCACGGGTTCCGGGCGATGGCTGCAACGCTGCTGAATGAAAGCGGCAAGTGGCACCCGGATGCCATCGAGCGGGCGCTTGCCCATGGCGATGCTGACAAGGTGCGGGCCGCCTAG
- a CDS encoding DUF2218 domain-containing protein, producing MSVTRAIVPTASASRYLQQLCKHWSHKFDVTFDAHQGRVPLPLGPVDLVADEMALTVTCTVAEGGDMARMQKVVADHLNRFAFREGELVFDWQPA from the coding sequence ATGTCTGTAACCCGCGCCATCGTGCCCACCGCCAGCGCCAGCCGCTATCTCCAGCAGCTGTGCAAGCACTGGAGCCACAAGTTCGACGTCACCTTTGATGCGCACCAGGGGCGGGTGCCGCTGCCGCTCGGCCCCGTCGATCTTGTCGCGGACGAGATGGCGCTTACCGTGACCTGCACCGTTGCCGAGGGCGGCGACATGGCGCGGATGCAGAAGGTGGTTGCCGATCACCTGAACCGCTTCGCTTTCCGTGAAGGCGAACTGGTGTTCGACTGGCAGCCGGCCTGA
- a CDS encoding acetate--CoA ligase family protein: MTDANLSHAALDRFLRPRSVAVVGASDKPGALGATLLTNLANNGYSGAIYPVNPKRDEIMGLRCYPSVDALPEGVDVAVLAIPRAGVLDAVRGLAARKAGGVVIFSAGFAEGGEEGLAEQHEIARIAQEAGLVVEGPNCLGLVNYVDRVPLTFVETNAVPPGDRRAIGIVSQSGAMAAVLGTMLLARDAGVSYSVSTGNEAASGVEDYVDWMVDQPDTHVIAMIVEQFRKPQRFLAAARRARAAGKPIVLLHPGKSSAARESAATHTGAMAGDYKLMRAMVSRAGVIFAETLEELGDIAEIAVRCPVPPSGNTAVLGESGAFKALTLDLAEELELPLADLHDADSPALRAALPPFVPVSNPLDITAQGLSEPSIYTRTLEALLEDDRVGTVLAGIIQAEPITCAIKYPPILAAVDGKTLTKPLVFAGLDEGAEVPAERIAALRAAGIPWFPTTERALRAIARLTHWSARDLSATDKPALPLAGLDAVLGVVPEYKAKELLGPLGLPFPAGRFAASADAAVAAADAVGYPVAMKAQAAALGHKSDAGGVLLNLADGAAVRAAWERIHDNVAAYSTAIRLDGVLIEAMGKRGLEMIVGAKNDPEWGPVVLAGFGGVTAEILQDVRLLTADLTEEAVVAELMKLKSAALLKGYRGSPALDVDALARLIVTVGQVLRAEPSIREIDLNPVILHPVGEGVVALDALMLVD, from the coding sequence ATGACTGACGCGAATCTCTCGCACGCCGCCCTTGACCGTTTCCTGCGCCCGCGTTCGGTTGCCGTCGTGGGGGCGTCCGACAAGCCGGGCGCGCTGGGCGCCACCCTGCTGACCAACCTGGCGAACAACGGCTATTCCGGCGCGATCTATCCGGTGAACCCGAAGCGCGACGAGATCATGGGGCTGCGCTGCTACCCTTCGGTCGATGCGTTGCCGGAGGGTGTGGACGTGGCGGTGCTTGCCATTCCGCGCGCGGGCGTGCTGGACGCGGTGCGCGGACTGGCGGCGCGCAAGGCCGGCGGCGTGGTGATCTTCTCCGCCGGGTTTGCCGAAGGGGGCGAGGAAGGGCTGGCCGAACAGCACGAGATCGCCCGGATCGCGCAGGAGGCGGGGCTGGTGGTCGAAGGGCCGAACTGCCTCGGCCTCGTCAACTATGTTGATCGCGTGCCGCTGACCTTCGTGGAAACCAACGCCGTGCCGCCGGGTGATCGCCGCGCGATCGGCATCGTCTCGCAATCCGGCGCGATGGCGGCGGTGCTGGGGACCATGCTGCTCGCGCGCGATGCCGGCGTGTCGTACTCGGTATCGACCGGCAACGAGGCGGCGAGCGGGGTGGAGGACTATGTCGACTGGATGGTCGACCAGCCCGACACCCATGTGATCGCGATGATCGTCGAACAGTTCCGCAAGCCGCAGCGCTTCCTGGCGGCGGCGCGGCGAGCGCGGGCGGCGGGCAAGCCGATCGTCCTGCTGCATCCGGGCAAGTCGAGCGCGGCGCGCGAATCCGCGGCGACGCATACCGGCGCGATGGCCGGCGATTACAAGCTGATGCGGGCGATGGTTTCGCGCGCCGGCGTGATCTTCGCCGAAACGCTCGAGGAACTGGGCGACATTGCCGAGATCGCGGTGCGGTGCCCCGTGCCGCCTTCCGGCAACACGGCGGTGCTGGGCGAATCGGGCGCGTTCAAAGCGCTGACGCTCGATCTGGCCGAGGAACTGGAACTGCCGCTGGCCGATCTGCACGATGCGGATTCGCCCGCGCTGCGCGCGGCGCTGCCGCCCTTCGTGCCGGTGAGCAACCCGCTCGATATCACCGCCCAGGGCCTGTCCGAACCGTCGATCTATACCCGCACGCTGGAAGCGTTGCTGGAGGACGACCGCGTCGGCACCGTGCTGGCCGGGATCATCCAGGCCGAGCCGATCACCTGCGCGATCAAGTACCCGCCGATCCTGGCGGCTGTGGACGGCAAGACGCTGACCAAGCCACTGGTCTTCGCCGGGCTGGACGAAGGGGCGGAGGTGCCGGCCGAACGCATCGCCGCGCTGCGCGCCGCCGGCATCCCCTGGTTCCCGACCACCGAACGCGCTTTGCGCGCCATCGCGCGGCTGACGCACTGGTCCGCCCGCGATCTCTCGGCCACGGACAAGCCGGCCCTGCCGCTTGCCGGGCTGGACGCGGTTTTGGGCGTGGTGCCGGAATACAAGGCCAAGGAACTGCTGGGGCCGCTGGGCCTGCCGTTCCCCGCCGGCCGGTTCGCGGCGAGCGCGGACGCAGCGGTCGCCGCTGCTGACGCGGTCGGCTATCCGGTGGCGATGAAGGCGCAGGCCGCCGCGCTGGGGCACAAGAGCGATGCCGGCGGCGTGCTGCTCAACCTGGCCGACGGCGCCGCCGTGCGCGCGGCGTGGGAGCGCATCCACGATAACGTCGCGGCCTATTCGACGGCGATCCGGCTGGACGGCGTGCTGATCGAGGCGATGGGCAAGCGCGGGCTGGAAATGATCGTCGGCGCGAAGAACGATCCCGAATGGGGGCCGGTGGTGCTGGCCGGTTTCGGCGGCGTGACGGCGGAGATCCTGCAGGACGTGCGCCTGCTGACCGCCGATCTCACCGAAGAAGCGGTCGTGGCCGAACTCATGAAGCTGAAGAGCGCGGCGCTGCTCAAGGGCTATCGCGGATCGCCCGCGCTGGACGTGGATGCGCTGGCGCGCCTGATCGTCACGGTGGGGCAGGTGCTGCGGGCCGAGCCCTCGATCCGCGAGATCGATCTCAATCCGGTGATCCTGCACCCGGTGGGCGAGGGCGTCGTGGCGCTCGACGCGCTGATGCTGGTCGATTGA
- a CDS encoding adenine phosphoribosyltransferase, with amino-acid sequence MTPDDLKMLVRSVPDFPSPGILFRDITTLIAHGEGLRACVDHLAERARAADAELIAGMEARGFIFGAAVAARMGVGFLPVRKPGKLPVKTIGIDYALEYGRDRLEIDPTVIREGQRVVIVDDLIATGGTALAAAELLRQAGAAVRHALFVIDLPDLHGAERLRGAGLTVEALMDFPGH; translated from the coding sequence ATGACGCCCGACGATCTCAAGATGCTTGTCCGGTCGGTTCCCGATTTCCCCTCCCCCGGCATCCTGTTTCGCGACATCACCACGCTGATCGCCCATGGCGAAGGGCTTCGCGCCTGCGTCGATCACCTGGCCGAACGCGCCCGCGCGGCGGACGCGGAACTGATTGCCGGCATGGAAGCGCGCGGCTTCATCTTCGGCGCGGCGGTGGCGGCGCGCATGGGCGTGGGCTTCCTGCCGGTACGCAAGCCGGGCAAGCTGCCGGTCAAGACGATCGGCATCGACTATGCGCTGGAATACGGGCGCGACCGGCTGGAAATCGACCCCACGGTGATCCGCGAAGGCCAGCGCGTGGTTATCGTCGACGATCTGATTGCCACCGGCGGCACGGCGCTGGCCGCCGCCGAGCTGCTGCGTCAGGCCGGGGCAGCCGTCCGTCACGCGCTGTTCGTGATCGACCTGCCCGATCTCCACGGCGCCGAACGGCTGCGCGGCGCCGGCCTGACCGTGGAAGCCCTGATGGACTTTCCGGGGCACTGA
- a CDS encoding cytochrome c1: MVRLFGPFVGLFFAVALLWSFGNGAYVAITEPAAPTAEHEFHKHPKEVHFASDGVFGRFDKEQLQRGFLVYKEVCSACHSLKHVAFRDLQQLGYSEAEVKAIAKQWGTKQPTFDPKTGDRGERDNLPADHFPMVYYAGQGSPPDLSLITKARHEGPAYVYSLLTGYQDQPAELLKKFPDAKTPEGLHYNPYFANLNLAMPAPLTGDGQVTYSDGTPATVDQMSKDVAAFLTWTAEPKLDKRKQTGWAVLGFLLAATVLAYLSKKQVWSNVGGH, translated from the coding sequence ATGGTCCGTCTTTTTGGCCCCTTCGTCGGCCTTTTCTTCGCCGTCGCGCTGCTCTGGTCGTTCGGTAATGGCGCCTATGTCGCCATCACCGAGCCGGCCGCTCCGACAGCCGAGCACGAGTTCCACAAGCACCCCAAGGAAGTGCACTTTGCTTCCGACGGCGTGTTCGGCCGCTTCGACAAGGAACAGCTCCAGCGCGGTTTCCTGGTTTACAAGGAAGTGTGCTCGGCCTGCCACTCGCTCAAGCACGTCGCTTTCCGCGATCTCCAGCAGCTCGGCTATTCGGAAGCCGAAGTGAAGGCGATCGCCAAGCAGTGGGGCACCAAGCAGCCGACCTTCGACCCGAAGACCGGTGACCGTGGCGAGCGTGACAACCTGCCCGCCGATCACTTCCCGATGGTTTACTACGCTGGCCAGGGCTCGCCGCCCGACCTGTCGCTGATCACCAAGGCGCGTCACGAAGGACCGGCCTATGTGTATTCGCTGCTGACCGGCTATCAGGACCAGCCCGCGGAACTGCTCAAGAAGTTCCCGGACGCCAAGACGCCGGAAGGCCTGCACTACAACCCCTACTTCGCGAACCTGAACCTCGCGATGCCCGCGCCGCTGACCGGCGATGGCCAGGTGACCTACAGCGACGGCACGCCGGCCACGGTCGACCAGATGTCCAAGGACGTCGCCGCGTTCCTGACGTGGACGGCGGAACCCAAGCTGGACAAGCGCAAGCAGACCGGCTGGGCCGTGCTGGGCTTCCTGCTGGCGGCCACCGTACTGGCCTACCTGTCCAAGAAGCAGGTCTGGAGCAACGTGGGCGGACATTGA